A stretch of Desulfovibrio inopinatus DSM 10711 DNA encodes these proteins:
- a CDS encoding DNA-binding domain-containing protein, with amino-acid sequence MQTPQQYTAKQIADALGVNLTTINRRSNREDWPFSKRSGRGGGKMFSPENLPADVRRVLAVVAAGALAESGHGAVAVPSGVGIAAGAVPPEQYHQAGLDRYAVVHAWRAHVIDAGWGQKGKATEGFLFAFNAGQILPHIHARLGAVAVATLYAWDKKLKNHDDNYLILCDRNGVWTEGKAPELGQIGYEAEEVFLRCWLHPNRPSYRLAYRATCAILKDRGHETVPGYHSFYRFAKRYEKTNRDVVVLARDGEKALKDQVLSYISRDHAALRVGQCLVADGHDLNFEVLHPVTGRPARLKLILFYDWASNLPVGWQIMPTEDSVAISAAFRAACLRLGR; translated from the coding sequence ATAAATCGTCGTTCCAACCGTGAAGATTGGCCGTTTTCCAAACGATCCGGTCGAGGCGGGGGCAAGATGTTTTCGCCTGAGAACTTGCCGGCTGACGTGCGCCGGGTTTTGGCTGTCGTGGCGGCCGGGGCGTTGGCGGAATCCGGGCACGGGGCTGTTGCGGTGCCTTCCGGGGTGGGGATTGCCGCCGGGGCGGTGCCGCCTGAGCAGTATCATCAGGCGGGATTGGATCGATATGCCGTGGTGCATGCGTGGCGGGCACATGTGATCGATGCGGGATGGGGGCAGAAAGGCAAGGCCACGGAAGGATTTCTTTTTGCCTTCAATGCCGGGCAAATCCTGCCTCATATTCATGCCCGACTCGGCGCGGTTGCCGTGGCAACGCTTTATGCCTGGGATAAAAAACTTAAAAATCACGATGATAACTATCTCATTCTTTGTGATCGGAACGGTGTGTGGACGGAAGGGAAAGCGCCGGAATTGGGGCAAATCGGCTATGAGGCCGAAGAAGTGTTTTTACGGTGTTGGCTCCATCCAAATCGGCCGAGTTATCGGCTGGCCTACCGGGCAACCTGCGCCATTTTGAAAGATCGGGGGCACGAAACGGTGCCGGGGTATCACTCGTTTTATCGCTTTGCCAAACGATACGAGAAAACCAATCGTGACGTGGTGGTGTTGGCACGTGATGGAGAAAAGGCGCTTAAAGATCAGGTCCTTTCGTATATTTCGCGAGATCATGCGGCTTTGCGCGTCGGGCAATGTTTGGTGGCTGATGGCCATGATCTCAACTTTGAAGTGCTTCATCCCGTGACCGGGCGGCCGGCTCGGCTCAAGCTCATTCTCTTTTATGATTGGGCAAGCAATTTGCCGGTGGGTTGGCAGATTATGCCGACGGAAGATTCGGTTGCGATTTCGGCCGCGTTTCGGGCTGCATGCCTGCGTCTGGGGCGGTA